A genomic window from Bdellovibrio sp. SKB1291214 includes:
- a CDS encoding M23 family metallopeptidase codes for MQIALSSAAYAAETVLQEKIRPGEVKFLKFPGGATHPNFSCRDVRLPLQDAKDHYTVVVSESYFSKMEPFQCELKDDETVITKIDFTVEPKEFAHENLHVDSTRVELSEEIKKRVEAESALVKQIYSSPLDSLQFTEPFKAPLKSKITSPYGIKRNYNHGKKLGEHLGIDFRAAVGKKIPAANRGKVVLSQELYMSGNLVIIDHGLGIFTQYHHMSKRLVNVGDRVEKGQIVGLAGSTGRVSGPHLHWGANVQGNLVDGFDLINQSKIYFKKSK; via the coding sequence ATGCAAATTGCTCTTTCTTCCGCTGCATATGCTGCAGAAACGGTTCTGCAAGAAAAGATTCGCCCCGGCGAAGTAAAGTTTTTAAAATTTCCTGGAGGAGCGACTCATCCCAATTTTTCTTGTCGTGACGTGCGCTTGCCGTTGCAAGATGCAAAAGACCATTACACAGTGGTGGTTTCTGAAAGTTATTTTTCTAAGATGGAGCCTTTTCAGTGCGAGTTAAAAGACGACGAAACGGTCATCACCAAAATCGACTTCACGGTTGAACCCAAAGAGTTCGCTCACGAAAATTTGCATGTGGATTCCACACGCGTCGAGCTTTCGGAGGAAATCAAAAAGCGTGTGGAGGCGGAATCAGCCTTGGTAAAACAAATTTATTCCTCTCCTTTAGATTCCCTTCAATTCACTGAGCCTTTCAAAGCTCCTCTTAAAAGTAAAATCACCAGCCCCTACGGTATTAAAAGAAACTACAACCACGGCAAGAAATTGGGGGAACATTTGGGAATCGACTTTCGAGCAGCTGTGGGTAAAAAAATTCCCGCTGCAAACCGTGGCAAAGTTGTTTTGTCTCAAGAGTTATATATGTCTGGAAACTTAGTGATCATTGATCATGGCCTTGGGATCTTTACGCAGTATCATCACATGTCTAAACGCTTGGTGAATGTTGGTGATAGGGTCGAAAAAGGACAGATCGTAGGCCTTGCTGGAAGCACAGGACGAGTCTCGGGTCCCCACCTACATTGGGGCGCAAATGTCCAAGGAAATTTAGTTGATGGCTTTGATCTGATTAATCAAAGCAAAATCTATTTCAAAAAATCGAAATAA
- a CDS encoding helix-turn-helix domain-containing protein, translating into MALSNFIKSKRIDNFLTQQEAAVLLGYKKSQFLSNLECGKRKPPLDVLQKMCEVYHVERSEMRDEYIKSATNEAHQLAQEKWDSQQS; encoded by the coding sequence TTGGCATTATCAAATTTCATCAAGAGTAAAAGAATCGATAACTTTTTAACACAACAAGAAGCTGCCGTATTATTAGGTTATAAAAAATCTCAGTTCCTCTCCAACCTAGAATGCGGAAAGCGCAAGCCTCCATTGGACGTCCTACAAAAAATGTGTGAAGTATATCACGTTGAGCGTTCGGAGATGAGAGATGAATACATTAAGAGTGCCACCAATGAAGCTCATCAACTTGCACAGGAAAAATGGGATTCACAACAATCTTAA
- a CDS encoding DoxX family protein, which yields MNFKRFLFATDSGNAGQVGILLLRLFAGLVMAFVHGLGKFPISEQLVQGVASIGFPMPVLFAHAAALSELVGGVLLAIGLFTRPAAIFMAFTMFIAGVFVHGADPFNVKELAFLYMFVCIFFACYGGGRFSIDNKMGSKV from the coding sequence ATGAATTTCAAAAGATTTCTTTTTGCGACGGACTCCGGCAACGCAGGACAAGTGGGAATTTTACTCTTAAGGCTGTTTGCTGGCTTAGTGATGGCGTTCGTACATGGGCTTGGTAAGTTCCCAATCTCTGAACAACTTGTTCAAGGTGTTGCCTCCATCGGCTTTCCCATGCCTGTGCTGTTCGCGCACGCAGCTGCTTTAAGTGAGCTTGTGGGCGGTGTCTTGCTTGCGATCGGTCTTTTCACTCGCCCTGCGGCGATTTTTATGGCCTTTACCATGTTCATCGCTGGCGTTTTCGTTCACGGCGCAGATCCATTCAACGTCAAAGAACTGGCTTTCCTTTATATGTTCGTGTGTATTTTCTTTGCTTGCTATGGCGGAGGGAGGTTCTCCATCGACAATAAAATGGGTTCGAAAGTCTAA
- a CDS encoding HEAT repeat domain-containing protein, whose protein sequence is MKTKILLPVLLIGFSSSAFAAKSIPSPDTLSSAMEVLNLPGENRRMAIDGNPKFYDSFISLAFNDKQPMSVRWRALMGAAEAKRLEATADLLKAGSHDTWYMRNAALVALAEVNPTQADKLAQKLVKDKALVVRSAAVEILGKNMSDETRDLLWTELNKDYNFKNKQSLWIRHQIVEQLAKKPMDSEIKTFAGLLTDADARVQLPAVRGLQKLTGVKLGETKLKQSELVSLWKDYVKKEKL, encoded by the coding sequence ATGAAAACTAAAATCCTGTTGCCCGTTTTGCTTATTGGTTTTTCTTCAAGTGCTTTCGCAGCGAAATCAATCCCTTCACCTGATACTTTAAGTTCCGCGATGGAAGTCCTGAATTTGCCTGGCGAAAATCGTCGCATGGCGATCGATGGTAATCCAAAATTTTACGATAGCTTTATCTCTTTAGCATTCAACGACAAGCAGCCCATGAGTGTGCGTTGGAGAGCTTTAATGGGTGCTGCTGAAGCGAAAAGATTGGAAGCAACGGCTGATCTTTTGAAAGCGGGCTCTCACGATACCTGGTACATGAGAAATGCTGCTTTGGTTGCTTTGGCTGAAGTGAATCCAACTCAAGCTGATAAACTTGCCCAAAAATTAGTCAAAGATAAGGCTCTGGTGGTTCGTTCCGCAGCTGTTGAAATTCTGGGGAAAAATATGTCTGACGAAACTCGTGACCTTTTGTGGACCGAGCTTAACAAGGACTATAACTTTAAAAACAAACAAAGCCTTTGGATCCGTCACCAAATCGTAGAGCAATTGGCTAAAAAACCGATGGACAGCGAAATCAAAACATTCGCAGGTCTGCTGACGGACGCTGACGCCAGAGTTCAGTTACCCGCAGTTCGTGGTCTTCAAAAACTGACAGGCGTAAAACTTGGCGAAACCAAACTCAAGCAAAGCGAATTGGTGAGTTTATGGAAAGACTACGTCAAAAAAGAAAAACTCTAA
- a CDS encoding dihydroorotase codes for MYDIIIRGGTCLLPHPSNIGLIEQQADIGISNGRIVKIREKIFDSAPCMIDATGLHVLPGVIDSQVHFREPGLTHKEDLETGTKAAVLGGVTSIFEMPNTNPPTTTVEHFQNKLDLARNRAHANYAFFAGAAHDNVGILQNLEILPHCSGIKIFMGSSTGSLLVEDDETLEHILKQGHRRVIVHSEDEMRLRERRHIAVEQADVHYHPVWRDVETAVNSTNRLLKLARKTGRRIHVLHVSTGEEMDILQNAKDIATVEVLPQHLTLYAPDCYDRLGTYAQQNPPIREKRHLDRIWKALQDGTVDVIGSDHAPHTREEKDRPYPASPSGVPGVQTLVPIMLNHVHEGRLSLQRFVELVTENPCRVFNVKNKGRLREGYDADITIVDLKKQMTIDNSQIASRCGWTPFHGMQVTGWATHTVVSGKLAMAHGEIVEGHSGTPVNFEGTL; via the coding sequence ATGTATGACATTATAATCCGAGGCGGAACTTGCTTGCTTCCCCACCCCTCTAACATTGGCTTGATAGAACAACAGGCCGACATCGGGATTAGCAATGGCCGCATCGTCAAAATTCGCGAAAAGATCTTCGACTCTGCCCCGTGCATGATCGATGCAACTGGACTTCACGTGCTTCCCGGCGTGATTGATAGCCAAGTGCACTTTCGCGAACCGGGCCTGACCCACAAAGAAGACCTAGAAACTGGCACCAAAGCAGCAGTATTGGGTGGCGTGACCAGCATTTTTGAAATGCCTAACACCAACCCACCAACGACAACAGTTGAGCACTTTCAAAACAAGTTAGACCTTGCCCGTAACCGCGCCCATGCAAACTATGCGTTCTTTGCCGGCGCAGCCCACGACAATGTCGGCATCCTGCAGAATCTAGAAATTCTTCCCCACTGCTCAGGGATTAAAATCTTTATGGGAAGCTCAACAGGAAGCTTGTTAGTAGAGGATGATGAAACCTTAGAGCACATCCTGAAACAAGGCCATCGTCGAGTCATCGTTCACAGTGAAGATGAAATGCGTTTGCGCGAGCGTCGTCATATCGCCGTCGAACAAGCAGACGTTCATTATCACCCGGTTTGGAGAGATGTTGAAACAGCCGTTAACTCCACGAATCGCCTGTTGAAATTAGCTCGCAAAACAGGTCGTAGGATCCACGTTCTTCACGTCTCCACAGGAGAAGAAATGGATATCCTGCAAAATGCGAAGGACATCGCAACTGTGGAAGTGCTTCCGCAACATCTCACTTTGTATGCTCCAGATTGTTATGATCGCTTAGGTACCTATGCTCAGCAAAACCCTCCGATCCGTGAGAAACGTCACTTGGATCGTATCTGGAAGGCCTTGCAAGATGGTACGGTGGATGTGATTGGCTCAGACCATGCTCCCCACACTCGTGAAGAAAAAGATCGTCCGTATCCTGCAAGTCCATCGGGAGTTCCCGGCGTGCAAACATTGGTTCCGATTATGCTTAATCACGTGCACGAAGGACGTTTGTCCTTGCAAAGATTTGTCGAACTTGTAACCGAAAACCCATGCCGCGTCTTTAATGTGAAAAACAAAGGACGTCTGCGTGAGGGTTATGATGCCGACATCACGATCGTGGATTTGAAAAAACAAATGACCATTGATAATTCCCAGATTGCTAGTCGCTGCGGATGGACTCCGTTCCACGGCATGCAAGTGACAGGTTGGGCGACTCACACTGTTGTGTCTGGCAAATTGGCTATGGCTCATGGGGAAATCGTCGAAGGCCACTCTGGAACTCCGGTGAATTTCGAGGGCACGCTGTAA
- a CDS encoding inner membrane-spanning protein YciB has translation MAVFFAGLLPVIAFTVIEDQYGTIAGLIAGMAFGVGEVCFELYKHRRVQKITWIGNGLLLVLGGISLISSEGIWFKMQPAIMEAAFAVALWVSVAIKKPLIVVLAEQQGQKLPEFMKSRMSGMTFRMGVFFALHAVLAVWAALHWSSNAWALLKGVGLTVSLIVYMLAEIFYIRIHAMRSMSKEEIAEQIKKIQDEQNQKAPAPENKS, from the coding sequence ATGGCGGTATTTTTCGCCGGGCTTTTGCCGGTTATTGCCTTTACAGTTATTGAAGATCAATACGGCACCATTGCAGGGCTTATCGCCGGGATGGCATTTGGTGTGGGTGAAGTCTGCTTTGAACTTTACAAGCATCGCCGCGTTCAAAAAATCACTTGGATCGGTAACGGATTGTTACTGGTTTTGGGTGGTATCTCGTTAATTTCCTCAGAAGGCATTTGGTTTAAAATGCAACCCGCAATCATGGAAGCCGCATTCGCTGTGGCCCTGTGGGTCTCGGTGGCAATAAAGAAACCTTTGATTGTGGTTTTAGCTGAACAACAGGGACAAAAACTTCCTGAATTCATGAAATCCCGCATGAGTGGCATGACTTTCAGAATGGGAGTCTTTTTTGCCCTTCATGCAGTGCTAGCGGTGTGGGCTGCCCTTCACTGGAGCTCGAACGCTTGGGCTTTACTAAAAGGTGTGGGGTTAACGGTTAGTTTGATCGTTTATATGTTGGCTGAGATTTTCTATATCCGCATCCACGCGATGCGCTCGATGAGTAAAGAAGAAATTGCCGAGCAAATTAAAAAGATTCAAGACGAGCAAAATCAAAAGGCCCCAGCTCCCGAAAATAAAAGCTAG
- the chrA gene encoding chromate efflux transporter, whose translation MFWIFLRLGLTSFGGPIAHLGYFREEFVNKRKWFDDPSYADVVALCQFLPGPASSQVGISIGLSRAGIPGAIAAWLGFTLPSAVVLVAFAFGISIYNESLSAGWLHGLKVVAVAIVAQAIWGMAKSLTPDFRRVLIALGSAGLAILFPTAMGQMGVIVLGAILGLIFIQGIAIPPQTPIRIPLSRRAGIVSLVIFASLLVALPFWGSGHENVKIIDSFFRTGSLVFGGGHVVLPLLKSEIVNNGWVSSDAFMAGYGAVQAVPGPLFTFAAYLGAMLNTELTGWIGAGVCLLAVFLPSFLIVFGVLPFWEKLRQIQKMRFAVAGINASVVGLLMAAFYNPVWTSAIFSVKDFVFALGCFILLMFLKAPSWAVVILGAIVGGLL comes from the coding sequence GTGTTCTGGATTTTTTTGCGCCTAGGACTGACATCATTTGGCGGTCCCATTGCACATCTTGGTTATTTTCGGGAGGAGTTCGTCAATAAAAGAAAATGGTTCGATGATCCTTCTTATGCAGATGTTGTAGCTCTTTGTCAGTTTTTACCAGGACCTGCCAGCAGCCAGGTGGGAATTTCCATTGGACTTTCCAGAGCAGGAATTCCTGGTGCCATCGCTGCGTGGTTGGGTTTCACATTGCCGTCGGCTGTTGTCCTCGTCGCTTTTGCATTTGGAATTTCAATTTACAATGAAAGCTTATCTGCTGGATGGCTGCATGGTTTGAAAGTTGTCGCAGTAGCCATCGTCGCTCAGGCGATCTGGGGAATGGCAAAAAGTCTGACGCCTGATTTTAGACGTGTTTTGATCGCTCTTGGCTCTGCAGGTCTTGCGATTTTATTTCCGACAGCAATGGGGCAGATGGGAGTGATCGTTTTAGGTGCGATCCTAGGACTGATCTTTATTCAAGGGATTGCGATCCCACCGCAAACTCCTATCCGTATTCCCTTAAGTCGTCGAGCTGGAATAGTTTCATTGGTGATTTTTGCAAGTCTGCTGGTGGCCTTGCCCTTTTGGGGATCAGGTCACGAAAATGTTAAGATCATCGACAGCTTCTTTCGCACGGGCTCTTTAGTGTTTGGCGGCGGCCACGTAGTCCTTCCACTTTTAAAATCTGAAATCGTAAACAATGGGTGGGTGAGCAGCGACGCATTTATGGCCGGATATGGAGCTGTTCAAGCGGTCCCAGGTCCACTTTTTACTTTCGCAGCTTACTTGGGTGCGATGCTTAATACAGAGTTGACCGGATGGATCGGCGCAGGCGTCTGTTTGTTAGCGGTTTTTCTGCCCTCGTTCCTAATAGTCTTTGGCGTTTTACCATTCTGGGAAAAACTACGTCAGATTCAAAAGATGCGTTTCGCTGTTGCGGGCATCAACGCTTCCGTGGTCGGTTTGTTAATGGCAGCTTTCTATAACCCGGTATGGACCAGCGCCATTTTCAGTGTCAAAGATTTCGTTTTCGCCCTCGGTTGTTTTATTCTTTTAATGTTTTTAAAAGCACCATCGTGGGCAGTCGTTATTCTTGGAGCCATCGTCGGCGGTCTGCTTTAG
- a CDS encoding tRNA-uridine aminocarboxypropyltransferase, with translation MDLQTYLANKELRKTQGPVYRNLCDACVQPSFSCYCEHVKEFDPGMDVVILIHPIEMKRRIATGRMSYLVLKNSFLIRGQDYSNDPEVNDLLNDPHRHCVMLYPGKNSANLSEMSLKEKSALVPKGKRLTLFVIDGTWATAVKTIRQSTNLQNIPRICFSPDKPSNFRVRKQPKHFCYSTIEAIHQTIELIGQSLDFDVNSRRHDDLLYVFDKMVERQIECAKSGEAKPRHLRYSRDLKKQLGLTGKVF, from the coding sequence ATGGATCTTCAGACTTATCTCGCAAATAAAGAGCTACGTAAAACTCAGGGCCCGGTTTATCGCAATCTTTGCGATGCTTGCGTGCAGCCAAGTTTTAGCTGTTACTGTGAGCATGTGAAGGAATTTGATCCCGGAATGGATGTTGTGATCCTGATTCATCCGATTGAGATGAAGCGCAGAATCGCAACGGGTCGAATGTCATACTTGGTTTTAAAGAATTCTTTTTTGATTCGCGGACAGGATTATTCCAACGACCCCGAAGTGAATGACTTGTTAAACGATCCGCACCGTCACTGCGTGATGCTGTATCCAGGAAAAAACTCTGCCAATTTAAGCGAGATGAGTTTAAAAGAAAAGTCGGCTTTAGTTCCCAAAGGGAAGCGTCTGACTTTGTTCGTGATTGATGGAACCTGGGCAACTGCGGTTAAGACCATTCGTCAAAGTACGAATTTGCAAAACATCCCACGCATCTGCTTCTCTCCCGATAAGCCATCCAACTTCCGCGTACGAAAACAGCCCAAACACTTTTGCTATTCCACGATCGAAGCCATTCATCAAACAATTGAATTGATCGGCCAGTCCTTGGATTTTGATGTGAATTCTCGCCGCCACGATGACCTGCTGTACGTCTTTGACAAGATGGTCGAACGCCAAATCGAATGCGCAAAAAGTGGGGAGGCAAAGCCTCGCCACTTAAGATATAGCCGCGATTTGAAAAAGCAGCTGGGCCTTACCGGCAAAGTTTTTTAA
- a CDS encoding enoyl-CoA hydratase-related protein, with protein MSFYSQSFPHLKVSLKKHQLWVTLDNPEQSNAITYEMVDSLTTVLQYADFDTEVRVIVLNGEGANFCAGGDVKAMENKTGMFAGEPNELRMRYIHGIQQIPKCIEELSTPLIAMVNGAAIGAGCDLAMMCDLRVGSDKSKFGETFVKLGLVPGDGGSFFLQRVIGYSRAMQMSLTGDLIAGEEAFKWGLLNYYAVGDLVAETEKVAEKIAMNAPIAVQMTKKLMKAAYLQDSNTVLDQAAAYQGITQRTQDHFTALQAIKDKKSPEFSGK; from the coding sequence ATGTCTTTTTATTCTCAAAGTTTCCCGCATTTGAAAGTCTCTTTAAAGAAACATCAACTGTGGGTCACTTTGGATAATCCTGAACAAAGTAATGCGATCACTTACGAGATGGTCGATTCTTTGACCACAGTTCTTCAATACGCAGATTTTGATACCGAAGTGAGAGTCATCGTCTTAAACGGCGAGGGTGCAAATTTTTGCGCCGGTGGTGACGTCAAAGCTATGGAAAATAAAACGGGCATGTTCGCAGGGGAACCCAATGAGCTTCGCATGCGTTACATTCACGGTATTCAACAAATTCCAAAATGCATCGAAGAGCTTTCCACTCCACTGATTGCGATGGTGAATGGCGCAGCGATCGGTGCGGGATGTGATCTGGCGATGATGTGTGATCTGCGCGTTGGTTCTGATAAATCTAAGTTTGGCGAAACTTTCGTGAAACTTGGTTTGGTTCCAGGTGATGGCGGCAGTTTCTTTTTACAACGAGTGATCGGTTATTCTCGTGCAATGCAAATGTCCTTAACTGGGGATCTGATTGCGGGCGAGGAGGCTTTCAAGTGGGGCCTTTTGAATTACTATGCGGTTGGTGATTTGGTTGCTGAAACTGAAAAGGTGGCCGAGAAAATTGCGATGAATGCCCCGATCGCAGTTCAAATGACTAAAAAACTAATGAAGGCCGCTTATTTGCAAGATTCCAACACAGTTTTAGATCAAGCAGCAGCCTATCAAGGCATTACGCAACGAACTCAAGATCATTTCACCGCGCTTCAAGCGATTAAAGACAAGAAATCCCCCGAGTTCAGTGGTAAGTAA
- a CDS encoding PilZ domain-containing protein: MKRKPWAIIVLALLHIIAPLGSFIFNSVRAGRTFEGQWYFWTKVLPPMFIVIYVILPILAGIFIYLCKRWSYWAYLGCLLIIFVTNVLAFLASMSWLNFFYLLGVLVVDLLAVAYFVVPAVRQVYFDPRMRWWEAAPRYVFKNAVSVNGSEGEISNISKGGMFVRTSLNLFEDQSVNFEFNFEEVTYKGLGTVVFKKASGDGYGIQFSELDSPSAVKALCNKLQSRGQMVPERLPGPEDSFGVWFKKLFTTRQGLFPKR; encoded by the coding sequence ATGAAAAGAAAACCTTGGGCCATTATCGTTCTTGCACTTCTTCACATCATCGCGCCGCTGGGAAGCTTCATTTTTAATTCCGTTCGAGCAGGCCGCACTTTTGAAGGTCAATGGTACTTTTGGACAAAAGTGCTTCCACCTATGTTCATCGTTATCTATGTGATCTTACCAATCCTGGCTGGTATCTTTATCTATCTTTGTAAGCGCTGGTCATACTGGGCTTATCTTGGATGTTTGTTGATTATCTTTGTAACAAACGTGTTGGCGTTCCTTGCAAGTATGAGTTGGCTGAATTTCTTTTACCTGTTGGGTGTCTTGGTTGTCGATCTTTTGGCTGTCGCATACTTTGTTGTGCCAGCGGTCCGTCAAGTTTACTTCGACCCAAGAATGCGTTGGTGGGAGGCAGCTCCACGATACGTGTTTAAAAACGCAGTTTCCGTGAATGGTTCTGAGGGCGAAATCAGCAATATCTCTAAAGGCGGTATGTTCGTTCGCACATCCTTAAACCTGTTCGAAGATCAAAGCGTGAATTTTGAATTCAACTTTGAAGAGGTGACCTATAAAGGCCTTGGAACAGTGGTGTTCAAAAAAGCATCCGGCGACGGTTATGGTATCCAATTTTCTGAGTTGGATTCTCCATCAGCGGTAAAAGCTCTTTGCAACAAGCTTCAATCTCGTGGTCAAATGGTTCCCGAGCGTTTGCCAGGACCGGAAGACAGCTTTGGTGTTTGGTTTAAAAAACTATTCACGACACGCCAGGGTCTTTTCCCTAAAAGATAG
- a CDS encoding S8 family serine peptidase, producing the protein MKRVLLMGAMLVGSQAFAGEYLVKYNNSNALNLMNSMSLVKASALNVMDHNQNASLVKVDIMKQKEAEVLATLLSQPGVEYVVPNARMKAFTHSVDAAALREQWAMGKVNAEKAWQRAGNKGNKGVIVAVIDTGVDYTHEALSPNMVQGYNFKDKNSDPMDKTSYQNPGHGTHCAGVIGATGLVDGGIVGIAPNISIMPLRFLGENGSGDLNDAIKAIDYAVEKGAQVISASWGATIPRNQAMPLVEAVKRADDKGVIFVAAAANDGKNNDNTEVYPANNGFPNSITVAASGPNDSKPSWSNYGTATVHVASPGEDIMSTLPKNKYGNLSGTSMATPLVSGIVALLKSQDPSLTGAQVRAILQTTGAKVSIQTACNCRVDAFNAVDAVLAKKMVVVPAAATLAANETVNLSVLNGKAPFKFTSSNASVASVNDSGVITAASNGTTAITVTDADGKTASTLDINVGKKASQNPGNPDPGNPGNPGDGSCPIGDQSMCDIICQIKPDLPFCQK; encoded by the coding sequence ATGAAACGTGTATTATTAATGGGTGCCATGTTGGTTGGTTCTCAAGCGTTCGCTGGCGAATACTTGGTGAAGTACAACAACTCCAACGCTCTGAACCTAATGAACTCTATGTCTCTGGTAAAAGCTTCTGCTTTGAACGTGATGGATCACAATCAAAATGCAAGCTTAGTAAAAGTAGACATCATGAAACAAAAAGAAGCTGAGGTTTTGGCGACATTGTTGTCCCAACCAGGCGTCGAGTATGTTGTTCCGAATGCTAGAATGAAAGCATTCACTCACTCTGTTGACGCTGCGGCATTGCGCGAACAATGGGCGATGGGTAAAGTTAACGCTGAAAAAGCATGGCAACGTGCTGGCAACAAAGGTAACAAAGGCGTTATCGTTGCTGTTATCGACACGGGTGTTGACTACACTCACGAAGCTTTGTCTCCAAATATGGTTCAAGGCTACAACTTCAAAGATAAAAACAGTGACCCAATGGACAAAACGTCTTACCAAAACCCAGGCCACGGAACTCACTGTGCGGGTGTGATCGGTGCGACTGGTTTGGTTGATGGTGGTATCGTTGGTATCGCTCCAAACATCTCTATCATGCCACTTCGCTTTTTGGGCGAAAACGGTTCTGGTGATTTGAATGACGCGATCAAAGCGATCGACTATGCTGTTGAAAAAGGCGCTCAAGTTATCTCTGCTTCTTGGGGTGCTACAATTCCAAGAAATCAAGCGATGCCACTTGTTGAAGCTGTTAAACGTGCGGACGATAAAGGCGTTATCTTCGTAGCAGCTGCTGCGAACGACGGTAAAAACAACGATAACACAGAAGTATACCCAGCCAACAACGGGTTCCCGAACTCAATCACGGTTGCAGCTTCTGGTCCTAATGACTCTAAACCATCTTGGTCAAACTACGGGACAGCGACTGTTCACGTAGCTTCTCCAGGTGAAGATATCATGTCCACTTTGCCGAAAAATAAGTATGGCAACTTGTCTGGTACTTCAATGGCGACTCCGCTTGTTTCAGGTATCGTAGCGTTGCTGAAATCTCAGGACCCTTCTTTGACGGGTGCTCAGGTTCGCGCGATCTTGCAAACGACGGGTGCTAAAGTTTCAATCCAAACTGCATGTAACTGCCGTGTTGATGCTTTCAACGCCGTTGATGCTGTATTGGCTAAGAAAATGGTTGTTGTTCCAGCGGCGGCGACTTTGGCTGCTAATGAAACAGTGAACTTGTCTGTATTGAATGGTAAAGCGCCATTCAAATTCACAAGCTCAAACGCAAGCGTTGCATCTGTAAACGACAGCGGTGTTATCACTGCAGCGTCTAACGGTACAACAGCGATCACTGTGACTGATGCTGATGGTAAAACAGCTTCTACATTGGATATCAATGTGGGTAAAAAAGCTTCTCAAAACCCAGGTAATCCTGATCCAGGCAACCCGGGTAACCCTGGTGATGGTTCTTGCCCAATTGGCGATCAGTCAATGTGCGATATCATCTGCCAAATCAAACCAGATCTTCCATTCTGCCAAAAATAG
- a CDS encoding undecaprenyl-diphosphate phosphatase, with product MSYWHTIILGIVEGITEFLPISSTGHMIIASSMMGIEESAFTKAFEVIIQFGAILSVLVLYWKRFLSSWSFYKKLFVAFLPTAIIGFLAKDVVEHLLGSVQVVAWSLILGGVVLVWSDKIFAHLTSVGRKTDDLTYKDSVKLGLFQSIAMIPGVSRSGATIMGGLTLGMNKKEAAEFSFFLAVPTMAAATLYKLIKIYKTIEPQQINFLLVGLVVAFVVAMIAIKFFIGVVSRYGFRGFGYYRIILGIIILVLIYTGHDLQMN from the coding sequence TTGAGCTACTGGCATACAATTATTTTAGGCATCGTCGAAGGAATCACGGAGTTCCTACCAATCTCTTCAACAGGTCACATGATCATTGCAAGCTCGATGATGGGTATCGAAGAATCTGCTTTTACGAAAGCCTTTGAAGTCATCATTCAGTTCGGCGCGATTTTGTCAGTATTAGTCTTGTACTGGAAAAGATTCCTGTCGAGTTGGAGCTTCTATAAGAAACTTTTTGTAGCCTTTCTGCCGACTGCCATCATTGGTTTTTTGGCCAAGGATGTGGTTGAGCACCTTTTGGGTAGCGTACAAGTTGTCGCATGGTCCCTGATTTTGGGTGGAGTGGTGCTCGTGTGGTCCGACAAGATCTTTGCTCATTTGACCTCCGTGGGTCGCAAAACTGATGATCTGACCTACAAAGATTCCGTAAAACTTGGCTTGTTTCAGTCCATCGCGATGATTCCAGGCGTATCTCGCTCGGGGGCCACGATCATGGGCGGTCTGACCCTAGGGATGAACAAAAAGGAAGCTGCCGAGTTTTCATTTTTCCTGGCTGTTCCCACAATGGCAGCGGCAACTCTTTATAAACTTATAAAAATCTATAAAACAATTGAACCTCAACAGATCAATTTCTTGTTGGTGGGTTTGGTTGTTGCATTTGTCGTCGCAATGATCGCTATTAAATTTTTTATCGGAGTCGTCAGCCGCTACGGATTCCGTGGTTTTGGTTATTATCGTATTATCTTGGGCATCATTATTCTGGTCTTGATCTATACGGGTCATGACCTTCAGATGAACTAG